In a genomic window of Spartobacteria bacterium:
- a CDS encoding threonylcarbamoyl-AMP synthase, whose translation MRIVPESDPDARSAVCDVLRSGCLVVFPTETVYGVAVDARIPEAMERLYHAKGRDRDKPVAFFVHKMQQMEAMGCALQHDARILAKTFWPGALTLVVPNNEGLFCGFRMPDYAFVLDVLRAYPHLLAVTSANLSDEPPALTVDEAVAALGDAVALYVDGGKVSGTIPSTVVKVGDGSCRVLRQGGITAGELAACVSLDGAQ comes from the coding sequence ATGCGTATTGTGCCTGAATCTGATCCTGATGCACGGTCTGCGGTTTGTGATGTGTTGCGGTCGGGATGTCTTGTGGTGTTCCCTACGGAAACCGTATACGGGGTGGCGGTGGATGCCCGTATCCCAGAGGCGATGGAACGCCTTTACCACGCGAAAGGACGTGATCGGGATAAACCGGTGGCTTTTTTTGTTCATAAGATGCAGCAGATGGAGGCCATGGGCTGTGCGCTGCAGCATGATGCACGAATACTGGCTAAGACGTTCTGGCCCGGGGCTCTTACCTTGGTTGTGCCGAATAATGAGGGACTTTTCTGTGGTTTTAGAATGCCGGATTATGCGTTTGTTTTGGATGTGTTGCGGGCTTATCCCCACCTGTTGGCGGTGACTAGTGCGAATTTAAGTGATGAACCGCCTGCGTTAACTGTCGATGAGGCCGTCGCGGCGTTAGGTGATGCTGTGGCACTGTATGTGGATGGGGGAAAGGTTTCCGGAACGATTCCCAGTACAGTTGTGAAAGTGGGGGATGGATCGTGTCGTGTGCTGCGTCAAGGAGGCATTACAGCTGGTGAATTGGCAGCGTGTGTGTCGTTGGACGGGGCGCAATGA
- a CDS encoding HAMP domain-containing histidine kinase, whose amino-acid sequence MKPLEMTGDDLIRMNKVLRHRLRNSSSGLKSSIAFLSRELEPVLTPSLKEYFPLIINECDAITHITNRMHSIIDDLAASPSAPVGMIVQSVLTKLEATWPTQTVEVDVTDPAVFDVHVLQADALSVPLQEVLVNAFEAAMRKPCGLHLGINEGRLTVRVTDEGSSLKEDVLCEQLFLPYYTTKTRHLGLGLTIARRYAQTIGGTVQVERAESTGVVAELVFSAAEGNDMMYGVMAE is encoded by the coding sequence ATGAAGCCCCTCGAAATGACTGGTGATGATTTGATTCGGATGAACAAGGTGCTACGTCACCGTTTGCGTAATTCGTCGTCGGGGTTGAAGTCATCGATTGCGTTTTTATCTCGCGAATTGGAGCCTGTGTTGACGCCTTCTCTGAAGGAGTATTTTCCCCTGATTATCAATGAATGCGATGCCATTACGCATATTACCAATCGGATGCACAGCATTATTGATGATTTGGCGGCCTCTCCGTCTGCGCCTGTGGGAATGATTGTACAAAGCGTGCTGACAAAACTTGAAGCGACTTGGCCAACACAGACTGTTGAAGTCGATGTCACGGATCCAGCAGTGTTTGATGTTCATGTGCTGCAGGCAGATGCATTGAGTGTGCCGCTGCAGGAAGTATTGGTCAATGCGTTTGAGGCGGCAATGCGTAAGCCGTGCGGGCTCCATCTGGGTATAAACGAAGGTCGGCTCACGGTGCGCGTGACTGATGAGGGTTCATCGCTCAAAGAGGATGTCCTGTGCGAGCAGTTGTTTTTGCCGTATTATACAACAAAGACTCGGCATCTTGGTCTTGGATTAACCATTGCCCGCCGGTATGCTCAAACGATCGGCGGAACTGTGCAGGTAGAACGGGCCGAATCGACGGGTGTAGTCGCCGAGCTGGTTTTTTCGGCAGCTGAAGGCAATGATATGATGTATGGGGTGATGGCGGAATAA
- a CDS encoding excinuclease ABC subunit UvrC has product MITYPKEVHEKLAMLPDKPGVYMMRDRRGKVIYIGKATSLKSRVRHYFQEATFRHADPKTRGLLRSIANLDFVVLKSEAEAAVTESQLIKDFKPRYNIMLKDDKRFLLLKIDIHHPYPKIQTCRLQKNDGAVYFGPYANSAAARSACEFVEQQFGLKQCDPLRPDQQTYKHCLNDIIRYCSAPCVQKITDEEYREKVEEACAFLRGERPKYLKELHDLMITAAQNLEFERAAAIRDHYLLLKKSFKEKAKVQKGLLIKQQEAMSGLQQIQAALHLESIPTVIETFDISNISGTLAVASMVVAVDGLPDRKRYRRFRIKTIEGSNDPAMMGEVVQRRYARLLSENADLPGLVLVDGGLTQVASARAILDSLGLYDLPVAGIAKKYEELYSDSGQDPVRFPSDADALKVLTQIRDEAHRFAITYHRNVRAKKIRESELDDIPGIGDKRKQQLLEHFGSVSRLRKATEKEISDVSGFGDSSARVVREALGEYTTRKPK; this is encoded by the coding sequence ATGATTACTTATCCGAAAGAAGTGCACGAAAAGCTCGCCATGCTGCCTGATAAGCCCGGCGTGTACATGATGCGCGATCGACGCGGTAAGGTGATCTATATCGGGAAAGCAACGTCCTTAAAAAGTCGTGTCCGGCATTATTTCCAGGAAGCCACTTTTCGCCACGCTGATCCAAAGACGCGCGGTTTACTGCGCAGCATTGCGAATCTTGATTTTGTTGTCCTGAAATCTGAGGCGGAGGCCGCTGTAACGGAAAGTCAGTTGATCAAGGATTTTAAACCGCGATACAACATTATGCTGAAGGACGATAAACGGTTTCTTTTGTTGAAAATCGATATCCATCATCCCTACCCGAAAATCCAGACCTGTCGATTACAGAAGAATGACGGAGCCGTTTACTTTGGTCCCTATGCTAATTCTGCCGCCGCTCGAAGTGCCTGTGAATTTGTCGAACAGCAGTTTGGTTTGAAACAATGTGATCCGTTGCGTCCCGATCAGCAGACGTATAAACATTGCCTCAATGATATTATCCGTTATTGCAGTGCGCCCTGTGTACAAAAAATAACCGATGAAGAGTATCGGGAAAAAGTGGAGGAGGCTTGCGCGTTTTTACGGGGGGAGCGCCCGAAGTACCTTAAGGAATTGCATGACTTGATGATCACTGCCGCTCAAAATCTGGAATTCGAGCGGGCCGCAGCGATTCGCGATCATTACCTCCTGCTGAAGAAGTCCTTCAAGGAAAAGGCGAAAGTCCAGAAAGGCCTGCTGATCAAGCAGCAGGAAGCCATGTCTGGTCTGCAGCAGATTCAAGCCGCGTTGCATTTAGAGAGTATCCCGACAGTTATTGAAACCTTTGATATATCGAATATTTCAGGAACGTTGGCCGTTGCCAGTATGGTTGTTGCGGTCGATGGACTCCCTGACCGCAAGCGATATCGCCGCTTCCGCATAAAAACCATCGAAGGATCCAATGATCCAGCCATGATGGGGGAAGTGGTTCAACGCCGATATGCACGGCTTCTTTCCGAAAACGCTGACCTTCCCGGGCTCGTGCTGGTTGATGGAGGACTCACACAGGTGGCTTCCGCCCGGGCGATTTTAGACAGCTTGGGATTGTATGACTTGCCCGTTGCCGGTATTGCAAAAAAATATGAGGAATTATACAGCGATTCCGGGCAGGATCCTGTGCGGTTTCCATCCGATGCCGATGCCCTGAAAGTGCTTACGCAAATCCGCGACGAAGCCCATCGTTTTGCCATCACCTATCATCGAAATGTACGTGCGAAAAAAATCAGAGAATCGGAACTGGATGATATTCCGGGTATAGGTGATAAACGTAAGCAACAGTTACTGGAACATTTTGGGTCTGTCAGTCGCTTACGCAAAGCAACGGAAAAAGAAATATCCGATGTATCCGGATTTGGCGATTCATCAGCCCGTGTCGTACGCGAAGCCCTCGGCGAATATACCACGCGAAAGCCAAAATGA
- the purE gene encoding 5-(carboxyamino)imidazole ribonucleotide mutase, with protein MSGDISRVAVLMGSKSDWDIIKNTAQTLHDFGVGFDVRVMSAHRTPGVVVEYVSMAEENGIQVIIAAAGMAAHLAGVVAAHTILPVIGIPMKGGEGLDSLLSTVQMPGGIPVATTAMGKAGAVNAALLAVQILSLNDAGLRDALRVFRRKQADAVYAANEAVQHDLDAMFQE; from the coding sequence ATGTCAGGTGATATTTCAAGGGTAGCTGTTTTGATGGGAAGCAAATCGGACTGGGACATCATTAAGAATACGGCGCAAACGTTACATGATTTTGGTGTCGGCTTTGATGTGAGAGTGATGTCCGCACATCGTACGCCCGGAGTGGTTGTTGAGTATGTCAGTATGGCGGAAGAAAATGGCATCCAGGTGATTATTGCGGCGGCGGGTATGGCGGCTCATTTGGCTGGTGTCGTGGCCGCTCATACGATTTTGCCTGTTATCGGTATTCCGATGAAGGGGGGAGAGGGACTGGACTCCTTGCTTTCAACCGTGCAGATGCCGGGCGGGATTCCTGTGGCCACCACGGCGATGGGGAAAGCCGGAGCCGTGAATGCGGCGTTGCTTGCTGTGCAGATATTATCGCTGAATGATGCGGGTCTGCGTGATGCTTTGCGTGTATTCCGTCGTAAGCAGGCCGATGCCGTGTACGCTGCCAACGAGGCGGTACAGCACGATTTGGATGCTATGTTTCAAGAGTGA